The Epilithonimonas zeae genome contains a region encoding:
- a CDS encoding response regulator — protein MFTKILIAEDYESSNISVQKALEDLKITNPKYVNYCDDALSRIKMNLLEKNPFELLITDLSFDEDHREQNLKNGQQLIFAARELQPNLKVIVFSVEKKEVIIEKLFTEQHINGYVKKGREDVKDLKKAIRAVFNNEKYISYDLKTNSSERNSFEFSEYDTLLVSLLANGILLKNIPDYLKENNIKPASMSAVEKRLKEIKESLDINSNEQLIAFCKDFGII, from the coding sequence ATGTTTACAAAAATTCTTATCGCCGAAGATTACGAAAGTTCCAATATCTCTGTTCAAAAAGCATTAGAAGACCTCAAAATTACCAATCCTAAATATGTCAATTATTGTGATGACGCACTTAGCAGAATCAAAATGAATTTGCTTGAAAAAAATCCCTTCGAGCTTTTAATTACAGACCTTTCTTTTGATGAGGATCATAGAGAGCAAAATCTTAAAAATGGTCAACAGCTTATTTTTGCCGCAAGAGAACTTCAACCAAATTTGAAAGTGATTGTTTTCTCTGTTGAAAAGAAGGAAGTTATTATTGAGAAACTTTTTACAGAACAACACATCAACGGTTATGTAAAAAAAGGGCGTGAAGATGTAAAAGATTTGAAAAAAGCAATAAGAGCAGTTTTCAACAATGAAAAATACATTTCTTATGATTTGAAAACAAATAGTTCTGAACGAAATTCTTTCGAGTTTTCTGAATATGACACTTTACTCGTTTCTCTATTAGCCAACGGGATTCTTCTTAAAAATATACCCGATTATCTGAAAGAAAATAACATCAAACCTGCTAGTATGAGTGCAGTGGAAAAAAGATTGAAGGAAATTAAAGAATCTTTAGACATCAATAGCAATGAACAGCTCATAGCTTTTTGCAAAGACTTCGGAATTATCTAA
- a CDS encoding tetratricopeptide repeat-containing sensor histidine kinase, with translation MIKYFTLFLFIILCSCSKKQTNQKSTNIYYDKAFESLANNEYYNAFINFTIAKDIFIRQNDSFSAGKCLTNMAILQEKIGDNFGSQETSLQANLFFKEKDTSHKQYIIANYNSLGLSNYNLKNFNKALLFYDNALALVQDSISKYISLNNKANTYRELEKYDKAIEIYESILKITRKDNTEHARTLTNLAFTKWLQNPKYNPIPEFQKALNIRLKEKDRWGLNSSYAHIADYYIKNNQDSALFYSRKMYEISKKINSPDDQIEALQKLITLENSQNSKNYFQVYQKLNDSLQTARNKAKNQFALIRYETEKNKADFLKAKAESTERQNKITVRNIALIVAFFILIGFYIYLRKRQKRLQQEKLLEVKNTELKISKKVHDKVANRIYQLMSQVENKEVIDKDALLFGLENAYETSRDISYENKDINENQSFSEQLYNMLNSYSSNAVKFIPIGNNEKLWEGVSFQNKTEVYLVLQELMTNMKKHSQANIVSIKFSKDNSRINISYTDNGIGIKNLSPKNGLQNMENRINAINGTIIFDTETNNLLKINISFPV, from the coding sequence TTGATAAAATATTTTACTTTATTCTTATTCATTATTCTTTGTTCGTGTTCAAAAAAACAAACGAATCAAAAGAGTACAAATATATATTATGATAAAGCTTTTGAATCTTTAGCCAACAATGAATATTATAATGCTTTTATAAATTTTACCATAGCTAAAGATATCTTTATTCGACAAAATGATAGCTTTAGTGCTGGTAAGTGTCTTACAAATATGGCAATATTACAAGAAAAAATTGGGGATAATTTTGGTAGTCAAGAGACCAGCTTACAAGCTAACCTATTTTTTAAAGAAAAAGACACTTCTCATAAACAGTATATAATAGCCAACTATAACAGTTTGGGATTATCAAATTATAATTTAAAAAACTTTAATAAGGCTCTTCTATTTTATGACAATGCTTTAGCTTTAGTTCAAGACTCTATCAGTAAATATATTTCACTTAATAATAAAGCAAACACATACAGGGAGTTAGAAAAATACGATAAAGCTATAGAAATATATGAAAGTATCTTAAAAATAACGCGAAAAGACAATACTGAACACGCTCGGACACTTACAAATCTTGCCTTTACAAAATGGCTTCAGAATCCAAAATACAATCCAATTCCAGAATTTCAAAAAGCTTTAAATATTAGATTAAAAGAAAAAGATCGGTGGGGGTTAAACTCAAGCTATGCTCACATTGCAGATTATTACATTAAAAATAATCAAGACTCCGCATTATTTTATTCTAGGAAAATGTATGAAATCTCAAAGAAAATCAACAGTCCGGATGATCAAATTGAAGCTTTACAAAAATTAATTACTCTAGAAAATTCTCAAAATTCAAAAAATTATTTTCAAGTTTATCAAAAATTAAATGATAGTCTCCAAACGGCCAGAAATAAAGCAAAAAATCAGTTTGCGTTAATCCGATATGAAACTGAAAAAAATAAAGCAGATTTTCTAAAAGCTAAAGCCGAAAGCACGGAAAGACAAAATAAAATAACAGTTCGAAACATTGCTTTAATAGTAGCTTTTTTTATTTTAATTGGTTTTTATATTTATCTAAGAAAGAGACAAAAAAGACTTCAGCAAGAAAAACTCTTAGAAGTAAAAAACACTGAGCTTAAAATTTCCAAAAAAGTCCACGATAAAGTTGCCAACAGAATTTATCAATTGATGTCACAAGTTGAGAATAAAGAAGTGATTGACAAAGATGCTCTCTTATTCGGTTTGGAAAATGCATACGAAACTTCCAGGGATATTTCTTATGAAAATAAAGATATCAATGAAAATCAAAGTTTCTCTGAACAGCTTTATAATATGCTGAATTCTTATTCTTCAAACGCTGTGAAATTTATTCCCATCGGAAATAATGAAAAACTCTGGGAAGGTGTCAGTTTTCAGAATAAAACAGAAGTTTACCTGGTTCTTCAGGAATTGATGACGAATATGAAAAAACACAGCCAAGCAAATATCGTTTCCATTAAATTTTCCAAAGACAATTCGAGAATAAATATCTCATATACAGACAACGGAATAGGAATTAAAAACCTTTCTCCAAAAAATGGATTGCAAAATATGGAAAACCGTATTAATGCTATCAACGGAACAATTATTTTTGACACAGAAACCAATAATCTATTGAAAATCAACATTTCATTTCCAGTCTAA
- the argS gene encoding arginine--tRNA ligase yields MNIKQNIQSKITEIIAQLYGIEGVVLEVQKNKTEFEGDFTIVIFSLVKQAKKSPDVIGNELGEEVKNQIDFVESFNVVKGFLNLKIKDQLFAEQLSEIRNDFDQVTPKNQTVMVEYSSPNTNKPLHLGHIRNNLLGFSVAEILKADGYNVIKSQIINDRGIHICKSMLAWEKFGNGETPESTGLKGDKLVGNYYVEFDKLYKSEIKVMVADGIDEETAKKQAPSIIEAQEMLLKWEQNDPEVRQLWKMMNEWVYAGFNQTYSRLGVNFDQVQYESNTYILGKDLIQKGLEDGILYKKDDGSVWCDLTDEGLDQKLLLRSDGTSVYMTQDLGTAVERFKKNDLQKLIYTVGNEQDYHFQVLFKILKKLGYEWADQLYHLSYGMVELPEGKMKSREGTVVDADDLVQEMYQTAKEKSQELGKLESLSDEDKEKSYETVGLGALKYFILKVDPKKKMLFNPAESIDFNGNTGPFIQYTYARIQSLLAKAEFSGNENWGTYLPNENEKDLIMLLSESKDVVSKAAESLSPALVANYVYELVKTYNSFYQNNPILNQDDEQAKQFRLQLSELAGKTIKKSLSMLGINVVNRM; encoded by the coding sequence ATGAATATTAAACAAAATATACAGTCAAAAATAACCGAAATCATTGCTCAACTCTATGGAATCGAAGGCGTAGTGCTGGAAGTTCAGAAAAACAAAACGGAGTTTGAGGGAGATTTCACAATCGTCATTTTTTCTTTGGTAAAACAGGCGAAAAAAAGTCCGGATGTTATCGGAAACGAATTGGGCGAAGAAGTGAAAAATCAAATAGATTTTGTTGAAAGCTTCAATGTGGTAAAAGGTTTTCTTAACCTCAAAATCAAAGACCAATTGTTCGCCGAGCAATTATCCGAAATCAGAAATGATTTCGATCAAGTAACACCGAAAAATCAAACGGTAATGGTGGAATATTCTTCACCAAATACAAATAAACCACTCCATTTGGGACATATCAGAAATAACCTTCTCGGTTTTTCTGTTGCCGAAATCCTGAAAGCGGACGGTTATAATGTTATCAAATCTCAAATCATCAATGATCGTGGAATCCATATATGTAAATCTATGTTGGCTTGGGAGAAATTCGGAAACGGAGAAACGCCGGAATCTACAGGTTTGAAAGGCGATAAATTGGTCGGAAACTACTATGTGGAATTCGATAAATTGTATAAATCCGAAATCAAGGTAATGGTTGCTGACGGAATAGATGAAGAAACTGCGAAAAAGCAAGCGCCATCTATCATAGAAGCTCAGGAAATGCTTTTGAAATGGGAGCAAAATGACCCAGAGGTTCGACAACTTTGGAAAATGATGAACGAATGGGTTTATGCAGGATTTAACCAAACTTACTCCAGATTGGGTGTTAATTTTGACCAGGTTCAGTACGAGAGCAATACTTATATTCTTGGAAAAGATTTGATTCAGAAAGGTTTGGAAGACGGGATTCTTTACAAAAAAGATGACGGTTCTGTTTGGTGCGACCTGACAGACGAAGGACTTGACCAAAAATTGTTGCTGCGTTCTGACGGAACTTCGGTTTATATGACTCAGGATTTGGGAACTGCTGTGGAGCGTTTCAAAAAGAATGACCTTCAAAAACTGATTTATACAGTAGGAAATGAGCAAGATTATCACTTTCAGGTTCTTTTCAAAATCCTAAAAAAATTGGGTTACGAATGGGCTGACCAGCTTTATCATTTGTCTTACGGAATGGTAGAATTGCCTGAAGGAAAAATGAAGTCCCGGGAAGGAACGGTGGTTGATGCTGATGATTTGGTTCAGGAAATGTATCAAACTGCGAAGGAGAAATCTCAGGAATTGGGCAAGTTGGAGAGTTTGAGTGACGAAGACAAAGAGAAATCTTACGAAACGGTTGGATTGGGTGCTTTGAAATATTTTATCCTAAAAGTTGATCCTAAGAAAAAAATGCTTTTCAATCCTGCGGAAAGTATCGACTTCAATGGAAATACCGGACCTTTTATTCAATATACTTATGCGAGAATTCAGTCGCTTTTGGCTAAGGCTGAGTTTTCCGGAAATGAGAATTGGGGAACTTACCTTCCGAATGAAAACGAAAAGGATTTGATTATGCTTTTGTCCGAATCCAAAGATGTTGTAAGCAAAGCAGCGGAATCTCTAAGTCCGGCTCTGGTTGCGAATTATGTTTATGAATTGGTAAAAACGTACAACTCGTTCTATCAAAATAATCCAATCCTGAATCAGGATGATGAGCAAGCCAAACAGTTTCGTCTTCAGTTGTCTGAACTGGCTGGAAAAACGATTAAAAAATCATTATCGATGTTAGGAATCAATGTAGTGAATAGAATGTAA
- a CDS encoding MATE family efflux transporter, with the protein MNFLNKQYTQEGLKLALPVMLTQVGQVSVNLFDNIIVGKLLGAQALASVSLGNALFFSIFVLALGFSFAIPPLVSEANSQKKHDVINSVFRHGFVINLGIGTLLMIILLAALPLIYHMDQPKEIIPNTISFLSIMAFTMIPFMMFQTLREVSEGLSFTIGVTKATIIANVINIVLNYVFIKGLFGLPAMGVQGSALATLIARIFMVVFLYFVLVKEPKTRRYIKEFSLKISLFTKEMFNKMFKLGLPTALQMFFEVTAFAAAAFICGLISSTDIASHQIALSMASFTFNLCIGFSVASTVMIGNKMGVKDFEGLRKIGINNFKLTLIYMGFCGLMFILFRNVLPHFFTKESDVLVINLASKLMIIAALFQLSDGIQVTALGCLRGIQDVKIPSVITFLAYWVFTIPVGYFLCVTLKMGAFGMWIALGIGLTISAILLVIRFLRLSKRKALSNNEKELIVN; encoded by the coding sequence ATGAACTTTTTAAACAAACAATATACGCAGGAAGGACTGAAGTTAGCGCTTCCTGTAATGCTAACACAGGTTGGACAAGTTTCTGTAAACCTGTTCGATAACATTATCGTTGGTAAACTTTTAGGAGCTCAGGCTTTAGCCTCAGTCTCTTTGGGAAATGCATTGTTTTTTTCCATTTTCGTACTAGCTTTAGGATTTTCTTTTGCAATTCCGCCTTTGGTTTCGGAGGCTAATTCTCAGAAAAAACATGATGTGATTAATTCGGTTTTCAGACACGGATTTGTGATTAATTTAGGAATTGGAACTTTACTGATGATTATTTTGTTGGCGGCTCTACCTTTGATTTATCATATGGATCAACCAAAAGAAATTATTCCGAATACGATTAGTTTCCTCAGCATAATGGCATTTACGATGATTCCGTTTATGATGTTTCAGACTTTGAGAGAAGTTTCGGAAGGTTTATCATTTACGATTGGTGTAACCAAAGCTACAATCATTGCTAATGTGATTAATATCGTCCTGAACTATGTCTTCATCAAAGGTCTTTTCGGATTACCGGCAATGGGCGTTCAGGGTTCTGCATTAGCAACTTTGATTGCCAGAATTTTTATGGTAGTCTTCTTATATTTTGTTTTGGTAAAAGAACCAAAAACAAGACGTTACATCAAAGAATTCTCTTTAAAAATCAGTCTTTTCACAAAGGAGATGTTCAACAAAATGTTCAAGCTTGGTTTGCCAACTGCTTTACAAATGTTCTTTGAAGTTACAGCTTTTGCTGCCGCTGCTTTCATTTGTGGATTGATAAGTTCTACCGATATAGCTTCCCATCAGATTGCGTTGTCTATGGCTTCGTTTACATTCAATCTTTGTATTGGATTCAGTGTAGCTTCTACGGTAATGATTGGAAATAAAATGGGTGTTAAAGACTTTGAGGGATTGAGAAAAATCGGGATTAATAATTTCAAATTAACCTTGATCTATATGGGATTCTGTGGATTGATGTTTATTCTTTTCAGAAATGTCTTACCTCATTTTTTCACAAAAGAAAGCGATGTTCTGGTCATCAATTTAGCTTCTAAATTAATGATTATTGCAGCATTATTCCAATTATCCGACGGAATCCAGGTAACAGCTTTAGGCTGCCTGAGAGGAATTCAGGATGTGAAAATCCCAAGTGTCATTACATTCTTGGCTTATTGGGTTTTCACCATTCCGGTTGGTTATTTTCTTTGTGTGACTCTGAAAATGGGCGCTTTCGGGATGTGGATTGCTTTGGGAATCGGATTGACAATTTCTGCAATTCTTTTAGTAATTAGATTTTTGAGATTGAGTAAGAGGAAAGCTTTATCAAATAATGAGAAAGAATTAATAGTGAATTAA
- a CDS encoding sigma-54-dependent transcriptional regulator, with translation MQKILIVEDEKAISGVLHSILSDELPEYQFEIAEDGFEGFKFIEKEDFSLVISDIKMPKISGTELLKQSLQLKPETTFVMISGHADIDTAVSCLKEGAYDFISKPIDINRLITSVKNALDKGNLQKDNSNLKQENSQLKKKVNKKYQMIGESSALKKIQEIIDKVALSDARVLITGPNGAGKELVAHAIHSQSERSRGPMVEVNCAAIPSELIESELFGHVKGSFTGAIKDKSGKFEQANGGTIFLDEIGDMSLVAQAKVLRALQESKVSPVGSDKEIKVDVRVIAATNKNLTKEIEAGKFREDLYHRLSVIEINVPSLNDRKEDIPLLVEYFTQLISNENGTSPKKFDEKSIKALQQYDWTGNIRELRNVVERLIILGADPVTADDVASFVKK, from the coding sequence ATGCAGAAAATCTTAATCGTAGAAGACGAAAAAGCAATCTCCGGCGTTCTACACAGTATTTTATCAGACGAACTACCAGAATACCAATTCGAAATCGCAGAAGACGGTTTCGAAGGTTTCAAATTCATAGAAAAAGAAGACTTTTCTTTGGTCATCTCTGATATCAAAATGCCAAAAATCTCCGGAACCGAACTTCTTAAACAAAGCCTTCAGTTGAAACCCGAAACAACATTTGTGATGATTTCCGGTCATGCAGATATTGATACTGCCGTCAGCTGTCTGAAAGAAGGCGCTTACGATTTCATCTCCAAACCTATTGATATCAACAGATTGATTACGAGTGTAAAAAATGCTCTTGACAAAGGAAATCTGCAGAAAGACAACTCCAACCTTAAGCAGGAAAACTCTCAGCTTAAGAAAAAAGTCAATAAAAAATACCAGATGATTGGTGAATCTTCTGCCCTTAAAAAGATTCAGGAGATTATTGATAAAGTAGCACTTTCCGATGCCAGAGTTTTGATTACAGGACCCAACGGAGCTGGTAAAGAATTGGTGGCACACGCTATCCATTCTCAAAGCGAACGTTCCCGCGGACCAATGGTTGAAGTGAACTGCGCAGCCATTCCATCAGAATTGATTGAAAGTGAATTATTTGGTCACGTGAAAGGTTCTTTTACTGGCGCTATCAAAGATAAATCCGGAAAGTTTGAACAAGCCAATGGCGGAACTATTTTCTTGGATGAGATTGGAGATATGAGTTTGGTAGCTCAGGCAAAAGTATTGAGGGCTTTGCAAGAAAGTAAAGTTTCCCCTGTTGGAAGCGACAAAGAAATCAAAGTGGACGTCCGTGTCATTGCTGCAACTAATAAGAATCTGACCAAAGAAATCGAAGCTGGAAAATTCAGGGAAGACTTGTATCACAGGCTTTCTGTTATAGAAATCAACGTTCCATCTTTGAACGACAGGAAAGAAGATATTCCTTTGTTGGTAGAATATTTCACGCAATTGATTTCGAACGAAAATGGAACTTCGCCGAAGAAATTTGATGAAAAATCCATCAAAGCTTTACAGCAATATGATTGGACAGGAAACATCAGAGAACTTAGAAACGTTGTGGAAAGATTAATCATCTTAGGTGCAGACCCTGTGACTGCTGATGACGTGGCGAGTTTTGTAAAGAAATGA
- a CDS encoding M28 family peptidase has protein sequence MKMRNLLFSVLFLGFFANSQTFNQDYANVANLVSQSNINTYLQEFEGLGVKTTGSTANNNAYNWLKNKYLSFGYSESQITKDDFTYSGKTTSNLIVTKTGTKYPNTYVIICGHYDTITGTGTNDNGSGVSVILEVARLLKNVSTEYSIKFINFSGEEQGLLGSAHYVSNVVNATSPKMSIRLVLNIDEVGGVKGKTNDTVTCERDESNSPSSNNSASNTFTQQLMNCVTLYSTLKTNLSYAYASDYMPFQANGEIITGLFEYNETQYAHTVNDTYVNLDPVYIYNIAKATTGAVQHFAIANQTLDVCTPKEIAMSFRFYPNPAKDYLQLEFLNSKTQHFNFTITTLDGKILSKTENQTRIDISNLPKGIYLGTFKIEDQQITKKIIVE, from the coding sequence ATGAAGATGAGAAACTTATTATTTTCGGTCTTATTTTTAGGATTTTTCGCAAATTCCCAAACATTCAATCAAGATTATGCAAATGTTGCCAATCTTGTTTCTCAGTCCAATATCAATACTTATTTACAAGAATTCGAAGGTTTGGGCGTAAAAACCACAGGTTCTACAGCCAACAACAATGCTTACAATTGGCTGAAAAACAAATATCTTTCTTTCGGATATTCGGAATCTCAAATTACGAAAGATGATTTTACATATAGCGGAAAAACAACTTCCAATTTAATTGTCACAAAAACAGGAACCAAATACCCTAATACTTACGTCATCATTTGTGGACATTACGATACGATTACCGGAACCGGAACCAATGACAATGGAAGCGGTGTTTCGGTAATTCTTGAAGTGGCTAGACTTTTGAAAAATGTTTCAACAGAATATTCTATCAAGTTCATTAATTTTTCTGGAGAAGAGCAAGGCTTACTCGGTTCTGCACATTACGTTTCCAATGTTGTGAATGCGACCAGCCCGAAAATGAGCATCCGTTTGGTTCTTAATATCGATGAAGTTGGCGGTGTAAAAGGAAAGACCAATGATACAGTCACTTGCGAAAGAGATGAATCCAACAGTCCAAGCTCCAACAACTCAGCTTCCAATACTTTCACACAACAATTGATGAATTGCGTAACTTTATATTCGACTTTGAAAACCAATCTCAGCTACGCCTATGCTTCCGATTATATGCCATTTCAAGCGAATGGTGAAATTATCACAGGACTTTTCGAGTACAACGAAACGCAATACGCACACACTGTAAATGATACTTATGTCAATCTTGACCCAGTTTACATTTATAATATCGCAAAAGCTACAACGGGAGCGGTTCAGCATTTTGCGATTGCGAATCAGACATTGGATGTTTGTACCCCTAAGGAAATTGCAATGAGTTTCAGGTTTTATCCAAATCCCGCAAAAGATTATCTACAACTAGAATTTTTGAACAGCAAAACTCAGCATTTTAATTTTACGATTACAACATTGGATGGCAAAATCCTTAGTAAAACGGAGAATCAAACTAGAATAGATATTTCAAACCTTCCGAAAGGTATTTATCTTGGAACTTTCAAAATCGAAGACCAGCAGATTACTAAAAAAATTATTGTAGAATAA
- a CDS encoding DNA-3-methyladenine glycosylase I: protein MEKIRCAWCGTDELYQKYHDEEWGRLVTDDATMFEFLILESFQAGLSWITILRKRETFGRAFDNFDYKKIAKYGEDKVEELMQDTGIVRNRLKVNAAISNAQKFMELQKEFGSFYNYISTFTGGSRIVNAWKVHTEAPATTELSDAISKDLKKRGFKFLGSTVIYSHLQATGIVDDHIESCFVRNTI, encoded by the coding sequence ATGGAAAAAATTAGATGTGCCTGGTGCGGAACAGATGAACTTTATCAGAAGTATCACGATGAGGAATGGGGAAGATTGGTGACCGATGATGCAACAATGTTTGAGTTTTTGATTCTCGAAAGCTTCCAAGCAGGATTAAGTTGGATTACAATTCTTAGAAAAAGAGAAACTTTCGGAAGGGCTTTTGATAATTTCGATTATAAGAAGATTGCAAAATATGGAGAAGATAAAGTCGAAGAACTGATGCAGGATACAGGAATCGTCCGAAACCGGTTAAAAGTGAATGCAGCTATTTCCAATGCGCAAAAGTTTATGGAGCTTCAGAAAGAATTCGGGAGTTTTTATAATTACATTTCAACCTTTACAGGCGGAAGCCGAATTGTAAATGCCTGGAAAGTTCATACGGAAGCACCGGCTACGACAGAATTGTCTGATGCCATTAGCAAAGATTTGAAGAAAAGAGGATTCAAATTTCTGGGTTCAACGGTTATCTATTCTCATCTTCAGGCTACTGGAATTGTAGATGACCATATTGAAAGTTGTTTTGTACGGAATACAATTTAA
- a CDS encoding nucleoside phosphorylase encodes MINKLAASELVLNDDGSVYHLNLLPEDLADKVLLVGDPDRVPKVSKFFDTIEIKKNKREFYTHTGTLRGERITVMSTGIGTENIDIVMNELDALVNIDLKEKEFKKEHKSLELFRMGTCGSVNPDIEVNNMLVTQNVVGLDGLMHFYQDYAFENEFSKNFLEKFPYEKIKPMLYFSDWAEDIADYYADAKYRGNTATFPGFYAPQGRQLRLKALDDKFLETLNDLGVSNFEMETSAIYGLSKLLGHKAITVNCVIANRRRGEFASDHHASEKMMIEWVLDRIIK; translated from the coding sequence ATGATCAACAAACTAGCAGCTTCTGAATTGGTTCTAAATGACGACGGAAGTGTTTACCACCTCAATCTTCTTCCGGAAGATCTTGCAGACAAAGTACTTCTTGTAGGCGACCCAGACAGAGTTCCAAAAGTTTCAAAATTCTTCGATACTATCGAAATTAAAAAGAACAAAAGAGAATTCTATACACACACGGGAACTTTGCGTGGCGAGAGAATCACGGTAATGTCAACAGGAATCGGGACAGAGAACATCGATATCGTGATGAACGAATTGGATGCTTTGGTCAATATCGATTTGAAGGAAAAGGAATTCAAAAAAGAACATAAGTCGCTGGAACTTTTCCGTATGGGAACTTGCGGAAGTGTGAATCCGGACATCGAAGTTAATAATATGCTGGTAACGCAGAATGTTGTTGGTCTGGACGGATTGATGCATTTTTATCAGGATTACGCATTTGAAAATGAGTTCAGTAAGAATTTCTTAGAAAAATTCCCTTATGAGAAAATCAAACCAATGTTGTATTTCTCAGATTGGGCAGAAGATATCGCTGATTATTATGCTGATGCAAAATACAGAGGAAACACCGCGACTTTCCCTGGATTCTATGCACCTCAAGGTCGCCAGTTGAGATTGAAAGCACTTGATGACAAATTCCTTGAAACTCTAAATGACCTAGGTGTTTCGAACTTCGAAATGGAAACTTCTGCAATCTATGGTCTATCCAAATTATTAGGACACAAAGCAATTACTGTGAACTGCGTTATCGCTAACAGAAGACGTGGCGAATTTGCAAGCGACCACCACGCATCAGAAAAAATGATGATTGAGTGGGTTCTTGACAGAATTATTAAGTAG
- a CDS encoding translation initiation factor gives MDLRDQLKNLFPEHEEQDFQMPNEAKENFKQKEPLVCKFEKKGRNGKPVTIIEGWEGDDEGLKEISKKIKTTLGIGGSEKDGTIIIQGDNRDKIMTILKDLGYKTKRVGG, from the coding sequence ATGGACTTAAGAGACCAACTGAAAAACCTTTTCCCTGAACACGAAGAACAGGATTTCCAAATGCCTAACGAAGCCAAAGAAAACTTCAAACAGAAAGAACCTTTGGTGTGCAAATTCGAGAAGAAAGGCAGAAACGGGAAACCTGTAACCATTATCGAAGGTTGGGAAGGTGACGATGAAGGCTTGAAAGAAATCTCGAAAAAAATCAAAACAACACTCGGAATCGGCGGTTCTGAAAAAGATGGAACTATCATCATCCAAGGCGACAACCGAGACAAAATAATGACCATACTGAAAGACCTTGGTTACAAAACAAAACGTGTAGGAGGATGA